The following coding sequences are from one Shewanella putrefaciens window:
- a CDS encoding sensor domain-containing phosphodiesterase has translation MFKDEDETTQSSTLRVERLKKRIIRLKYLAHKYKRAEIIQNALLELSNIATQVSSLEEFYVGVHQHLKQLISADNFFIATLDVASGTIAVPFFADEKDAHPAQLYPEESLSTLLQQGLTGYVFRTGRALLCDNDKVDELIAAGEIVNLGSPCHLWLGVPIKHDGIMTGVLVVQTYDTNVNYGDIEVELMTFICHHIAGVMERLKHQEQLEQAIQQRTKELSQAYDKLKQEVYERRRAERLQKSLFEIAELASSGTDTPDFYSQLHNVIRHLIPANNCYIALLNEEETHLTFPFYVSQLGNKHPGTRPLQDGLTEYVLKHKRPLLLDQNDINTLITSGEIYTQAPSLNHTQTMHQWIGIPLFIHDQVRGALTIYSFSMTQNYQIKDLELLTFVSQHIGAAIEKKLSAESLRRSYEELEEKVIARTKDLAELNKDLEKEILQRRSMEAKLVHDAKHDALTGLPNRAMFMERLNQAIKHVRRHSLEQFALLFIDLDRFKQINDTLGHLEGDRFLIETASRLRSCIRDNDTLARLGGDEFVILLDSINSINDAKDISERVIQTISQSYKLGSVEFNSGASIGITVSGNHKFDTSESMLRNADMAMYQAKANGKGCYVIFDDSSSQQAMQDAAFENDFRRALQQSELQLNYLPIVDLNTQEVYALESCLFWEHPLRGTVQQEQLNALAEQTNLIVELDKYTLAAVNRTYPQLLRSYGDKLNLHVMLSSQHIKHKHVLRSLKNVLKQTQLNLSRLWLFFSEKALVQETENHINGFELLDKLGVNLGISHYGSGHSALNNLLFLPIKGLKLDANITQQLVDEQHIKLISAYQKAASTLGLQTFVDGIKSQEQIRIFSSLGYQFGQGIALAETFSLADNQQQDCA, from the coding sequence ATTAGAAGAATTCTATGTAGGTGTACATCAACACTTAAAACAACTGATCTCCGCTGACAACTTTTTTATCGCTACTCTCGATGTCGCTTCAGGCACAATCGCTGTTCCTTTTTTTGCCGATGAAAAAGATGCTCATCCCGCACAACTTTATCCAGAGGAATCACTCTCTACTTTATTGCAGCAGGGATTAACAGGGTACGTATTCAGAACGGGTAGAGCACTCCTGTGTGACAATGATAAAGTTGATGAACTCATCGCGGCAGGTGAGATAGTGAACCTAGGTTCACCCTGCCACCTATGGCTCGGAGTGCCCATTAAACACGATGGTATAATGACTGGTGTATTAGTCGTACAAACCTATGATACAAATGTAAATTATGGTGATATTGAAGTCGAATTAATGACGTTTATTTGCCACCATATTGCCGGCGTAATGGAAAGGCTTAAACATCAAGAACAGTTAGAGCAGGCTATACAACAGCGCACCAAAGAACTTAGCCAAGCCTACGATAAACTCAAGCAAGAAGTATATGAAAGGCGCAGAGCTGAACGTCTACAAAAATCGTTGTTTGAAATAGCAGAACTTGCCAGTTCTGGCACGGACACCCCTGACTTTTACTCTCAACTACATAATGTTATTCGCCATTTAATACCCGCGAATAACTGCTATATTGCCTTACTCAATGAAGAAGAAACCCATCTCACCTTCCCTTTTTATGTATCACAACTAGGTAATAAGCATCCAGGAACTCGTCCACTACAAGATGGACTCACTGAATATGTGCTCAAACATAAACGCCCACTATTACTAGACCAAAATGATATTAATACCCTGATTACCAGTGGCGAGATCTATACCCAAGCACCCTCGTTAAACCACACACAGACGATGCATCAATGGATAGGTATTCCACTCTTTATCCATGATCAAGTCCGTGGCGCGCTAACCATTTATAGCTTTAGCATGACGCAGAATTATCAAATTAAGGATTTAGAGCTATTAACTTTCGTCTCACAACATATTGGTGCGGCGATTGAGAAAAAGCTTTCAGCAGAATCACTCCGTCGCAGTTATGAAGAACTTGAAGAAAAAGTCATCGCCAGAACAAAAGATTTAGCCGAGCTGAATAAAGACCTTGAGAAAGAGATCCTCCAACGTCGTAGTATGGAAGCAAAATTAGTTCACGATGCAAAGCACGATGCGCTTACGGGCCTCCCTAATCGTGCCATGTTTATGGAACGCTTAAATCAAGCAATCAAGCATGTTAGGCGCCACAGCCTCGAACAATTTGCCTTATTGTTTATCGATCTCGACCGCTTTAAACAGATAAACGACACTCTGGGCCATCTTGAAGGCGACCGATTCTTAATCGAAACAGCAAGTCGCCTGAGATCCTGTATTCGCGATAACGATACCTTAGCCAGACTCGGTGGTGACGAGTTTGTTATTCTACTCGATAGCATTAACAGTATTAATGATGCCAAAGATATATCCGAACGAGTCATCCAAACCATTTCTCAATCTTACAAACTAGGCTCAGTAGAATTTAACTCTGGTGCCAGTATTGGCATAACTGTCAGTGGTAATCATAAATTCGATACCAGTGAATCTATGTTGCGCAATGCAGATATGGCTATGTATCAAGCAAAGGCAAATGGCAAAGGTTGCTATGTTATTTTTGACGATAGTTCGTCACAACAAGCTATGCAAGATGCGGCATTTGAAAATGACTTTAGACGAGCATTGCAGCAATCTGAGCTACAACTGAATTATCTCCCTATTGTGGACTTAAATACTCAAGAAGTTTATGCATTAGAAAGCTGCCTATTTTGGGAGCATCCCCTACGAGGTACGGTACAACAGGAGCAGCTTAATGCCCTTGCTGAGCAAACGAATCTTATTGTAGAGCTAGATAAATACACCTTAGCAGCCGTGAATAGAACCTATCCACAATTACTTAGAAGCTATGGAGATAAACTTAATCTGCATGTGATGCTATCTAGCCAACATATAAAGCATAAGCATGTACTTCGTAGTCTAAAAAATGTTCTCAAGCAAACTCAACTTAATCTAAGTCGTTTATGGTTATTCTTTAGTGAAAAGGCATTAGTTCAGGAAACTGAAAACCATATTAATGGTTTTGAACTACTTGATAAACTTGGCGTTAATCTTGGAATAAGCCACTATGGCAGTGGTCATAGCGCACTAAACAACCTGCTATTTTTACCCATAAAAGGGTTAAAACTCGATGCCAATATCACCCAACAGCTAGTGGATGAACAACACATTAAGTTGATATCTGCCTATCAAAAAGCGGCGTCAACATTAGGATTACAAACCTTTGTAGATGGGATTAAAAGCCAAGAACAAATCCGCATATTTAGCTCATTGGGTTATCAGTTTGGCCAAGGAATAGCCTTAGCTGAAACCTTTTCGCTAGCGGATAATCAGCAACAAGATTGTGCTTAA